tgtggtccatagttattacgctgctagcatcaaacctatatatctcaccaactttatgttgacaatttaaagcatgttattctcaggtacgaattaagtcttccgctgtgcatttgctcatattaaggacattacttggagtcgaccatcgcaatggaaccagatgttgatgatttcgtccagggggataaggacgggttactacaccagtatcaggagaaacactaacactgtacctcgcggcatcgaaggaagctgtcagttccgttctcatcgcggatcgcgaaaaggtaatccattaatttacatgctttatttatttcgcagaaacttaatgactgaggtttttctcagacgcaaatgccggtctacttcgtaagcaagacgctgacatcaagcgaagtaaactactcaccgatAGAAAAGCTCGTATATgtgctggtccatacggcgcggcgtttgcgccgatattttcaagcacatccaatcgtggtcctaactgatcaaccaatcaaacaggttggtaaacgcctactttgcggcaatgaccggggttaccgcattgactaacgcaatcattttactttcaggtgttatacaagcctgagatttctggccgaatggctaagtgggcagttgaattaggagaacatgaaataaatttttcttcgcgcagtgcggttaagggtcaaatacttgctgattacctagcagaattacctgcggatgtcgaggcatcagcagaacatcaggatccacctgcaccaactttgtcaccatgggaattgtacaccgatggtgcgtgcagcgcatttggtgcaggtgcgggtgtaattttaacaggcccggatggcgaagaaggtgaaccacgatttgtggtggttggctagtcggtataaatggcaaaacaccttcaccaggggcactttgttgagtgcaacgcaccacatctcgaaCAAGACTATCTTCCCTATAGCGTAAGGGTGTAACTGACCTAATCCGACCTTAAAGTGATCTAGCACGCCCAGAAAGAAATCGgtgggaggaaccctaaagttgccatgcttaaaagcatgttcgtaaatagccacctttttctccggtggctcgtgggctcgttgattggacaaagggggcaccggattgtacttggctaagggggggtactgtttcactaagtgatctatgtgcttctgctctataacagactctatgctatctacatacgtctcgttagctttagtcattttctaggagtaatcggatgaatactaaccttaaaatggtggccggaatgtttgatttttgatcggaattcaaattggcagcgtaacgaggaagcttgaagcaggaaagtggaaatgagctgcaaaatgggctatttatagggaagattgggggtcatgggatggagtggtgtgatcgtggctgtacacgtgtaacgcaatcgacgggtagcattttatttatgcgcgtggatgccagttgggtatgattacatatACGCGCGTGGTTGGCACACGCCTGCCACAttgccactttatgtcatgtcagccgaatgggcttctgcgattgtgacaggcatttaatggcatcgagaCGCACGCGGAATTtaaaatgctagccgttttcttgttttttctttttcgcttaatagtttgatgtcatacgccttgcgccatataacatcaaactggggggacataatgataccgcaacccgcaggcgcaccacatatgtatgcgggcaatcattattgtgcgtatgcgtgttcttgtgtgcgttATGCGtcgtgcgaatgcctttgttctcggtacggcggttgcttagctgtcaagtaaatatcttttccataattatatccgtgattcgggggagtcagttatggatgaggttatcatgatctgggacagttctagaattagggtttgcctataaatacaaaccctaatcatcactcACCGGACACAGCATATTACGTAACCATCacctacgatacacattacgtaaaaaaacatcattcagcatcttttcaaggttaacaggttagtctttcgtaagctagtacctacgaccttatttggggcctcttgatcgacgaccgttatcggaggtggacttaatcacttggccaccccgccgacatcatcatgtcggccagggttattcacggtagccggaccggagagccacgttctaagatccttaaacccctttaCGTATTGAGCAGACATATTacaccctatggtaaaaatatgcatgatcaaatgGTCTTCTATTTCCTTTTCTTTTTATGTACATGATAACTTATTAGTAATCAACTTGAAGTAAAAGGATGACATTTTTCTAATTTAGGTTATCTTATCTTATCTTCTTATATTATATGACATTCAAATAAAAGCAAAAGTCAAAAGTGAATGAGCTTTAACAGAAAGCagataaattcaaaattcagattgAAAGCCACGATTAAGATAGATACTGATGTCTGCCCAAACATTCATCTCATTTTTCATTCATCAAAATTGAAATTTTTAGAAGAACTCCATCCCTCAATAAATGACATCAAAACACAAAATGAACGCCTCTAACATTTGAAATCTAACTATGACTAAAATCAGTAACAAAATTAATCTGGTTAGTAATCGCATCCGTGTACATTTTCTGTAAGATGATCAACAGCATACAGATCTAATCCTCTAGTCCGACCAGGTGCCCCTCCTTTAATCGAAGATAGATCAAGAACAACCCTGCAAGATAGCATACACACATTTATTATTAAGTACCAACAACCCTGCACAAACTCTCATCAACACATACAATAAAAACGCACTACTTGTTTAAAATCCAAGCGATTTACGTATAGACTTACTTCTGTTCAGCAGGTCCACAGTTAATGATGACCTTTTCGTCAACTTTCGACAATGAAAGGTCCGTCGGCAAATCGAACACCTTACTTGCTGTATTTCACAAAAACACATCCCATAAGAAtcattttaaattttcataaaCGATTTCCAGACGAAAGGATAACTCTATAGTGTTATACGCTTACATGTTTTTTGGGCAGCATTCGAGCTCTCTCTAATACCCAATATATTCTAAATAATATTCACAAATAATTTGTCAGATTAGACGAATATAAATCATGAAAGTTTAAGAGAATTTATATGTACCTTAAGTCGCTCATAACAAGCTTCAAGATCATCGTTCACCAAAATATGATCAAAAATTCCTGATGTGCGTCCTTCTTCAAGCTCAGCCTTTGCATTTCTAAGTCGTTTCTGGATTTGTTCTTGCGTTTCAGTTCCTCTGTTGAACAATTTGTCAATTCAGTTGACTTTGAAAAGTCAATTTTAAGAATAATAAACTATCTAAAATTAGCTAATAGATAGAAAATAGATCTCAAACCTTGCACGAAGACGATTCTCAAGCTCCTCAAACGAAGGCGGGCAAACAAAGATGAAAATAGCATCAAGTGAACTTGCCCTCACAGACCTTGCTCCTTGAACATCTATATCAAGTATGCATCTCTACACAAAACAAAACTCAAAACGTTAAAAATAAACGGAAGATTGTATCTATTGTCATCGTTCACTATGAATAGTTGATCTATATACATAACATAATATAAGGATAATGATTTTGCTCAcgacaacccttagggttgtcgTTAACACACTTTAATGAATTGTACACAACGGTTTACTAATTAATGTATTCAAACGGCGGTTATCAGATTGTACAACACATTAAAGCCTGTTAACGACAACCCTGTTAGCAAAATCCAACATAATAGCATAAAAAATAATGAAATCAAATCTAAGAATGCAAGATATATATAGACCTTTCCGGCATCGGCAACTACATCAACGGCTTCTACGCTAGTCCCATAAAGATTACCATGAACTGCAGCAAATTCTAGAAACTTTCCAGATTTAATCTCTTCTTCCATAACATTGTGTTTCGTGAAATGATAATGCACTCCGTTTTGTTCCTTCTCCCTCGGAGCACGAGTTGTGTGGCTAACCGAGAATCCAAACATTGTCGGGTAATCATTCATCAACATATTAATCAGTGTACCCTTACCCACACCCGAGGGCCCACTGATCACAACGGGCCGCTCAGTATTACCAATCACGCCCTTACTCCAAGCAACTACTTCTGTTCCAAAAATATTTTTTTGGTCCCGGACGAATTGTGTGTCCACCTGAATACGCATAACAATCATTATCATTTAGTAATCAAGACACACACGAAATAATGAAATATACAACATTTGATAACTTTTGTAAATTAAATAACACTCACCTCAAGAAACCAAACAGATTCATCCGATTTCGAATTGTGTGCTATAATCAAGATTCTATCTTTATTCAAACGCACACATGAGTGGCCCTTGAGAGCCTTTGGTTTTGTTCCTAAAATGGTAGGAACTACCCTGCACGCGACAAACACGTGATCTTTATGCCTCGAAATTAACATAATCTAAAATGATGTAATATCAACTTATAAAATACGCAAAGACTCACCATTCACCGGTCAAATTGTTGAGGATACGAATTCCGACCGATGTTGGATCATCAGTTCCACCAATAACATACTGAATACAAAATTGGAAACATGCTTAAAATGgaacaaaaagcatttgataaaagTTGTAACAAGATGCAATTGGTCTAGTATCATACTGTTTTGTTTCCAATCACAACGAATGTTTCGAAGCCTTTAAGTTTCAGGTCAAGCCCATTTGAAAAGTTCCTCTGCATATCATCAACATAGAAAGCTGGAGCTTCCCCCTAATTTCCAAAACAAGCAAAATTAAAAGTTAGAAACTTTAAACAATTTGAATTTAGATTTCCTCAGTAGGAGTTttgataattaaataaataaattactcacCATTAAAATAAGTTCTCCAAAAGACTAAAGATGCAACCTGATTTCAAGAaccattagaattagaattagaatttataattaaataaaaacaataACCAATTTCAAGATCTCTGTGACAAATTGCTGCtgcagaaaaaaaaaattgttaattcAATAAAACACAAAAGAATTTGTAACCCCAAATAACATAGCATATATAAAAAACACAAACACTTAATATAAGCATTAACATTTTAACTGACGAGTATGCAAAATTAGAACAAGAAAACAACTAAttcatttcattttcataaataaaaatcaaatttttacaaGAACCCATCAAAGAACAGCTGCAATTAAAGAAAGAAATCACCAATTTGAAGAATATTACCTGGGATTATAGCAATATGAATAGGATTAATAGAATCTGAAGAAAAAAGTAAAATTGGGTTAATAAAGGGAGCTTAGGGTTACGAGGTTGTGTGATCTGTATTCAAAAACTAGTAGAAGCAAGATCCCTAATTTGAAgaatatgtaaatgtaaataaatattgtgtgtgtgtgtgtgtaacttAGGGTTATGAAATTGAAGATGGCGGAAGAAAGAAGTGATGATGCAACAAAAGAAGGTAGAGAGAAGAAGACATATTTGTAGAAGAAATGGGAACAGGGGAGCTTGAGGGGGAAGAAGAGGTTCTGTTTGGTCACTATTCAATTCAAGCTACTTGCATGAGCATATTGCCGACTAACCTTTTGTTTTACCATTCTCTTGTTGAGCTTTTTTACTTGAAAAAATGGatgtaaaagaaaacaaaaataatattaaaagagtttttttttttttttcaagaaaaTGTGTAGATTGGCATGAAATCTtaatcatgtattattattattttcacggtAATTTCagtatcgaatactctcatttgccacctACACACACGTTAGAAGGAAACTTGTCGCATACCTTCGCACCAAAGTGAACCCAGTGTACTTTAGGTTAATTGTTTAACCTGCACAGAGTGAAGGCTACCAGATGCACAACCTTGAAGAAAACCTCCTTCCCAAGATTCGAACTCGCACCTATTTTTCAAGGATACGGGCTCAGAATCAACTGAGACTTTTTACCACTCAGCCAAAAACTCGGTAGTCCTTAATCATGTATTGTATTTGATAAACCACCAAACACCCTATAAGAGTCGGATGTTTGCAAAGCAtctctacaaaaacttcatgacctATGCCCGAGAGTCAATAAAGAATCTCTAATGTACCCAGCGATCAAATCTGCTCAGAGACATGTTGATTACACCTCGAGAGTCATGAAATGTAAAATTCCAACGTACCCAAGGAtcatacatgc
The window above is part of the Rutidosis leptorrhynchoides isolate AG116_Rl617_1_P2 chromosome 1, CSIRO_AGI_Rlap_v1, whole genome shotgun sequence genome. Proteins encoded here:
- the LOC139876854 gene encoding guanylate kinase 2-like: MGEAPAFYVDDMQRNFSNGLDLKLKGFETFVVIGNKTYVIGGTDDPTSVGIRILNNLTGEWVVPTILGTKPKALKGHSCVRLNKDRILIIAHNSKSDESVWFLEVDTQFVRDQKNIFGTEVVAWSKGVIGNTERPVVISGPSGVGKGTLINMLMNDYPTMFGFSVSHTTRAPREKEQNGVHYHFTKHNVMEEEIKSGKFLEFAAVHGNLYGTSVEAVDVVADAGKRCILDIDVQGARSVRASSLDAIFIFVCPPSFEELENRLRARGTETQEQIQKRLRNAKAELEEGRTSGIFDHILVNDDLEACYERLKNILGIRESSNAAQKTSSKVFDLPTDLSLSKVDEKVIINCGPAEQKVVLDLSSIKGGAPGRTRGLDLYAVDHLTENVHGCDY